One stretch of Zootoca vivipara chromosome 8, rZooViv1.1, whole genome shotgun sequence DNA includes these proteins:
- the GPAA1 gene encoding glycosylphosphatidylinositol anchor attachment 1 protein has translation MGLLSDPYRRRALSRLLLRLNTPLCIISFLVGLGWFLGLAFHPFTLRIYMSENAMGSTMVEEHFVHGERALSYAREFAGHKKKAGGMPVAWLEKTMWNLGLEVYKQSFSRTLPFPDEMRERYMVKGTNVYGILRAPRAASTESLVLSVPCSEGQQNNQAVGLMLALASHFRGQIYWAKDIIFLVNEHDLIGMEAWLEAYHDVNVTEVHSSGMLGRAGAIQAAIALELSSDVITSFDVAVEGLNGQLPNLDLVHLFYSFCQKNGLLCTIQGKLQRSDWDSLPAFVHSLQTMLLMVLKQGSGRPQGDHGLFLRYHIEAITLRGINSFRQYKFDMGMVGTTLEGMFRKLNNLLERLHQSYFFYLLPSLSRFVSIGLYMPAFGFLILILVLKALDLWMKLSHYDVEPDDRLCDGDQGPSPVALEEPKPTSLLTLAPPLLICHATGLALYFVPILGQQVATQHFPVSESEAVVLTVIAIYVAGLALPHNTHRVLTGSGSDRGWMTLKLVSLLYLAMQLGCIALINFSLGFLLAVTMVPVAALVQPTGPKYLYAVLLVLVTPAATLLFCIFLYQELIEYPISLLEGWQRFLQAIAEGLLDHHLYGSIVFPFIAIFVYPCWLLLWNVLFWK, from the exons ATGGGGCTGCTCTCGGACCCCTACCGCCGGCGGGCCCTCTCCCGCCTCCTCCTGCGCCTCAACACCCCGCTCTG CATCATCAGCTTCCTGGTGGGGCTAGGCTGGTTCCTGGGCTTGGCCTTCCACCCTTTCACGCTGCGCATCTACATGTCGGAGAACGCCATGGGCTCCACCATGGTGGAGGAGCATTTCGTCCACGGGGAGCGCGCCCTGTCCTACGCCCGGGAGTTTGCTGGCCACAAGAAGAAGGCGGG ggGCATGCCAGTGGCCTGGCTGGAGAAGACCATGTGGAACCTGGGCCTGGAGGTGTACAAGCAATCCTTCTCCCGCACGCTGCCCTTCCCCGATGAGATGCGAGAGAGATAC ATGGTCAAGGGCACCAATGTCTATGGGATCCTGCGGGCTCCCCGGGCAGCCAGTACAGAGTCCTTGGTGCTAAGCGTCCCCTGCAGTGAGGGGCAGCAGAACAACCAGGCTGTGGGGCTGATGCTGGCGCTGGCCTCCCACTTCCGAG GTCAGATCTATTGGGCCAAAGACATCATCTTCCTGGTGAATGAGCACGATCTGATTGGGATGGAGGCCTGGCTGGAGGCTTATCATGACGTCAATGTCACAG aggtgcactcgtCGGGGATGTTGGGTCGGGCAGGAGCCATCCAGGCTGCCATTGCCCTGGAGCTGAGCAGCGACGTCATCACCAGCTTTGATGTGGCCGTGGAGGGGCTGAACGGGCAGCTGCCCAACCTGGACCTCGTCCACCTCTTCTACTCCTTCTGCCAGAAGAACGGGCTGCTCTGCACCATTCAGGGcaag CTGCAGCGCTCCGACTGGGACTCCCTGCCGGCCTTCGTCCACTCTCTGCAGACCATGCTCCTGATGGTGCTCAAGCAGGGCTCTGGCCGGCCGCAGGGGGACCACGGGCTCTTTCTGCGCTACCACATCGAGGCCATCACCCTGCGCGGCATCAACAGCTTCCGCCAGTACAAGTTTGACATGGGCATGGTTGGAAC GACCCTGGAGGGAATGTTCCGGAAGCTGAACAACCTGCTGGAGCGCCTCCACCAGTCTTACTTCTTCTACCTGCTCCCGTCGCTCTCCCGCTTCGTCTCCATCGGGCTCTACATGCCGGCCTTCGGGTTCCTCATCCTCATCCTGGTCCTCAAG gCCCTGGACCTGTGGATGAAGCTGAGCCACTACGACGTGGAGCCAGATGACCGGCTCTGCGACGGAGACCAAGGTCCTAGTCCTGTTGCTCTGGAG GAGCCCAAGCCCACCAGCCTGCTGACGTTGGCACCCCCGCTGCTGATCTGCCATGCCACGGGGCTCGCCCTCTACTTTGTGCCCATCCTGGGGCAGCAGGTGGCCACGCAGCACTTCCCCGTCTCGGAGTCAGAGGCTGTGGTGCTGACGGTCATTGCCATCTACGTGGCAGGACTGGCGTTGCCCCACAACACGCACAg GGTCCTGACGGGCTCGGGAAGTGACCGTGGCTGGATGACGCTGAAGCTGGTCTCACTCCTCTACCTGGCCATGCAGCTGGGCTGCATAGCCCTCATCAACTTCTCCCTGGGCTTTCTGCTGGCCGTCACCATGGTGCCTGTTGCTGCTCTTGTCCAGCCCACGGGGCCCAA GTACCTGTACGCTGTGCTGCTGGTCCTGGTCACGCCAGCAGCCACACTTCTCTTCTGCATCTTCCTGTACCAGGAGCTCATTGAGTACCCCATCTCCCTGCTGGAGGGCTGGCAGCGCTTCTTACAGGCGATTGCGGAAGGGCTGTTGGACCACCACCTCTACGGCTCCATCGTCTTCCCCTTCATCGCCATCTTCGTCTACCCCTGCTGGCTTCTGCTCTGGAATGTGCTTTTCTGGAAGTAG
- the LOC118089769 gene encoding cytochrome c1, heme protein, mitochondrial, protein MAAAAAAARSLARSRGGLLLPPLPGGPRPRANLTSLAGLSRGKKVALTTLGVLTAGGAGLALALHTAVKAGELELHPPNYPWSHNGMLSSLDHSSVRRGYQVYKQVCSACHSMEYLAFRNLIGVSHTEEEAKALAEETEVQDGPNEDGEMFTRPGKLSDYFPKPYPNPEAARAANNGAVPPDLSYIVNARHGGEDYVFSLLTGYCDPPGGVSIREGLYYNPFFPGEAIGMAPPIYNEILEFEDGTPATMSQIAKDVCTFLRWAAEPEHDHRKRMGLKMALIMGLLLPLTYYLKRHRWSVLKSRKIAYRPPK, encoded by the exons atggcggcggcggcggcagcggcgcggAGCTTGGCGCGATCCCgggggggcctcctgctgcctcccCTGCCCGGGGGGCCCCGCCCGCGG GCCAACCTGACCTCTTTGGCCGGTCTCTCCCGAGGCAAGAAGGTGGCCCTGACCACGCTGGGGGTGCTGACGGCAGGCGGAGCAGGCCTGGCCTTGGCTCTCCACACTGCAGTGAAGGCCGGCGAGCTGGAGCTCCACCCCCCCAACTACCCTTGGAGTCACAACGGCATGCTGTCGTCTCTGGATCACAGCAG CGTCCGGCGTGGCTACCAGGTGTACAAGCAGGTGTGTTCCGCTTGCCACAGCATGGAATACCTGGCCTTTCGCAACCTTATTGGTGTCAGCCACACTGAAGAGGAAGCCAAGGCCCTGGCTGAAGAG ACTGAGGTGCAGGATGGACCCAATGAGGATGGCGAGATGTTCACGCGGCCTGGAAAGCTCTCGGATTACTTTCCCAAGCCCTACCCAAATCCCGAAGCAGCACGAGCTGCAAACAACGGGGCGGTGCCCCCCGACCTCAGCTACATCGTCAATGCCAG GCACGGAGGTGAGGACTACGTGTTTTCCCTCCTCACTGGCTACTGTGATCCACCCGGTGGTGTGAGCATACGAGAGGGGCTTTATTacaaccccttcttccctggggaGGCGATTGGCATGGCACCCCCGATCTACAACGAGATCCTGGAGTTTGAGGACG GCACTCCAGCCACCATGTCGCAGATCGCCAAGGACGTCTGCACCTTCTTGCGGTGGGCGGCAGAGCCGGAGCACGACCACCGCAAGCGGATGGGTCTGAAG atggcgCTGATTATGGGTCTGCTGTTGCCCCTCACCTACTACTTGAAGCGGCACAGATGGTCCGTTCTAAAGAGCAGGAAGATTGCCTACCGGCCCCCCAAGTGA
- the EXOSC4 gene encoding exosome complex component RRP41 gives MAGLELLSEQGYRVDGRRAGELRQIRARLGVFAQADGSAYLEQGNTKALAVVYGPHEMRGSRSKALPDQALLNCQFSLATFSTGERKRRPHGDRQAGEMSLQLKQTFDAAILTQLYPRSQIDIYVQILQADGGNYCASVNAATLAVIDAGIPMRDYVCAISAGFLEDTPLADLNYVEEAAGGPQMALALLPKSEQIALLEMNARLHEDHLERIMEAASKACKDVYAVLDQVVREHLREVTALLGK, from the exons ATGGCCGGGCTGGAGCTGCTGTCGGAGCAGGGCTACCGCGTGGACGGgcggcgcgccggggagctgcgCCAGATCCGCGCCCGCCTGGGCGTCTTCGCGCAGGCCGATGGCTCCGCCTACCTGGAGCAGGGCAACACCAAGGCGCTGGCCGTCGTCTACGGGCCCCACGAg ATGCGCGGCTCCCGCAGCAAAGCGCTGCCCGACCAGGCGCTGCTCAACTGCCAGTTCAGCCTGGCCACCTTCAGCACCGGCGAGCGCAAGCGGCGGCCCCACGGCGACCGGCAGGCGGGCGAGATGAGCCTGCAGCTCAAGCAGACCTTCGACGCCGCCATCCTCACGCAGCTCTACCCGCGCTCGCAGATCGACATCTATGTGCAG ATCCTGCAGGCGGACGGCGGGAACTACTGTGCCTCGGTGAACGCTGCTACTCTGGCGGTCATTGACGCCGGCATCCCCATGCGGGACTACGTCTGCGCCATCTCGGCCGGCTTCCTGGAGGACACGCCCCTGGCCGACCTGAACTACGTGGAGGAGGCGGCCGGTGGCCCCCAGATGGCCCTGGCGCTGCTGCCCAAGTCGGAGCAGATTGCGCTGCTGGAGATGAACGCCCGGCTGCACGAGGACCACCTGGAGCGCATCATGGAAGCCGCCAGCAAGGCCTGCAAGGATGTCTATGCCGTGCTGGACCAGGTGGTGAGGGAGCATCTGCGTGAGGTCACTGCTCTGCTGGGCAAGTGA